The DNA window TCAGCGTGGGCTAAAATTGCTTGAGCGAATCGATACCACGTTGTTTGTCCGTTACACGTCATATGATAAATGCCCGCTAACTCGGCAACATTTAGTTGTAAACGCGGGGAAATTAATTGAGCCAGTACTTGCGTAGTTGCTTCTGCAATAGAACGACTCCAAGTCGGTGCGCCCCGTTGGTCATCCACAACCCGCAATAAATCCCGTTCCCGTGCAAGGCGTTGCATGGTTAATAAAAAGTTTTTGCCCCGCATTCCATAAACCCATGCTGTACGGAAAATAAAATATTGTCCACCAATGGCTTTAATTGCCTCTTCCCCTTGCAACTTGGTTTTACCATAAATGCTCACGGGGTTAACGCTATCTTTTTCTCGATAAGGGTATTGACTACTGCCATCAAATACATAATCGGTAGAATAATGAATTAAAACAGAATTTAATTTTTTCGCCTGCTCGGCAAGAATTGCAGGTGCAAGATGATTCACTTTATTCGCTAATTCAGGTTCTGATTCTGCTTTATCGACGGCAGTATAAGCGGCTGCATTTAAAATAATATGCGGTTTTACCGACGCAACAACCCGACAAATTGAATCGGGGTCAGCTAAATCACTACGCAATAACGCATTATCATGCGTGCGTTTTGTCGTCGTTATTGCGCCTAACGATTGCGCACAACGCAATAATTCCCAACCCACTTGCCCATCAGGAGCAAATAATAAAATGCGACGGTCTGACATCAAGAACCTCAAAGCGAAAGGATAAATAATCTATGCATTGTAAAGTGTATTTACTTTAAGAAACATGAGAAGCGATTATTTATTAAACTCATGTAAACGCACAGGGACACGCTTTGCACCCCATTTACCCATTTTATCCAAAAATACCCCCGCGCAAGGCGTGCCACAAGCGGCACAACGCCCATCGGCATTTAAACCCCACGAACTCAATACAAACCAATCTCGCCCAATTAATTCCGCGCCACATTGATGACAGTAAGTACTCCCGCCAATATGGTCATGTACATTACCTGTATAAACATAACGAATGCCCGCCGCTTTTGCGATGTCACGCGCCATATTTAACGTACTACTGGGCGTATGAGGTTTATTCAACATCTTCCAACTAGGGTGAAACGCCGTAAAGTGTAAAGGCACATCTACGCCCAAATTATCCACAATCCATCGACTCATTGCCTCGATTTCCTGTGGTGAATCATTTTCATCAGGAATTAATAAATTGGTCATTTCAAACCAAACTTTAGTTTCATGTTTCAAATAACAAAGCGTATCAAGCACAGGTTGCAAATGTCCGCCTGCAATTTTGTAATAAAAACTTTCAGTAAAGGCTTTTAAATCCACATTAGCCGCATCGATATATTGATAAAACTCACGGCGTGGCGCGTCATTCATATAACCTGCTGTGACTGCAACTGTTTTTAAGCCTTCTACATGACAAGCTTGTGCAACATCTATCGCATATTCCATAAAAATCACAGGGTCATTGTACGTAAACGCGACACTGCTACACCCTAATTGTTTAGCGACTTGAGCAATAGTGATAGGAGAAGCATAATCAGCAAGAATATCAACCTCTTTAGATTTACTAATATCCCAATTTTGACAGAATTTACAAGCTAAATTACAGCCAGCCGTTCCAAACGATAAAATGGCTGTACCTGGTAAAAAATGATTGAGCGGTTTTTTTTCTATTGGGTCTATACAATAGCCACTAGAACGCCCATAAGTTGTTAATACAATTTGATTATCTTGATTCGCACGGACAAAACATAAACCTTGTTGCTCTGCCTTCAACTTACAAGCCCGTGGGCAAACATCACACTGTACACGCCCATCCGCTAACAACTGCCAGTATTTTGTTGGGACAACGCTAGAAATATTGGTTGTATTCATAAAAACACTCCTCACAATCAATTCTTATATTTATTAATACGACATATTCAGAATGTTAGCGTTAAAAATGTGGTGAAAATTTATTAAATGACGATAACACCTCTAAACATTCCGATATGTGTATAGTAACGGTATATATTAAAACCGTTTTAAAACATCGCGTAATAACTGACACAATTGGTCAATTTGTGTTTTCTCAATAATTAAGGCAGGGGAAATAATGCCCGCATCGCCTGTCGTTTTTAAGTGCATACCTGACCAGAATAATTCTTTTTGTAACATTGCCCCGCGCATTCCTGCCTGTGCTGTTGGTGCAAGGTCAAACCCCGCTAAAAGACCATAACCGCGAATGTCCGTAATAATGGGTAAATCGTGCAGACTGTTAAAAACAGTTTCTAAAAAATAAGCAGATAACTCGCTCGCCCGTTCAAATAACTTTTCTTGTTGATAAATATCTAACGTGGCATGAGCTGCAGCACACGCTAAAGGATGTCCCGAATAGGTATAACCATGAAAAAATTCTGTTACGCCTTCAGGGGCATGATTAACAATTGTATCGTAAATATCCCGTTTAACTGCGACCGCTCCCATCGGTACTGCCCCATTGGTTAAGGCTTTCGCCATTGTGATAATATCAGGTGTTACGCCAAAACTATCCGCAGCAAAGGCTTTACCAGTCCGTCCAAAGCCTGTAATCACTTCGTCAAAAATCAAGAGAATACCGTATTGCGTGCAAATTTCGCGCAAGCGTTCTAAGTAACCTTTCGGCGGGACTAAGACCCCTGTAGAGCCTGCAATCGGTTCGACAAAACAAGCGGCGATATTTTCCGCACCGTATAACGTGATAAAACGTTGTAAATCTTCGGCTAACTCTTTGCCCTGCTCAGGTTGTCCGAGGGTAAATTTATTTTCTGCCAGCCATGTATGACGTAAATGGGCGACTTGTGGTAAACCCACCCCCCCAAAAATCCGACGATTATTCGTCATCCCCCCTAAAGCCGTTCCGCCAATATTCACCCCATGATATGCCCGCTCACGACTGATAAAACGCTGACGTGCGCCTTGTCCTTTGGCTTGAAAATAAGCAATCGCTATTTTGATGGCTGTATCGATAGATTCCGACCCTGAGTTAGTAAAGAAAATTCTATCTAAGCCTGTGGGTAACAGTTTTGCTAATTTTTCCGCAAGGGTAAAAGATAGAGGATGAGCGGATTGAAAATGTGGAACATAATCTAAGGTTTGTGCCTGTTGTTGAATGGCGGCAGTAATTTCGGGGCGACAATGTCCTGCGGCACAGCAAAATAAACCTGCTGAGGCATCCAATAGTTGTGTGCCTGCTTCACTCCAGTAATACATTCCAGCGGCTTTCACGGTTAAACGCGGACGCGCTTTAAAATCCCGATTGGGTGTAAAGGGCATCCAATGATTTTCTAAGGGAGTTGTTTGAGACATGGTTTTATTCCTTGTGAATGAGCTTATTTAACCCTAACTATAAATATCTGCTTACAAGACAGTGTAGCGGGTGTTTGTGAGAACACCGATAACACACGACAAATCTTTAGAAATTTAACCTATTTTCAGGTTTACTGAACAGGAAATTACACCATGTCCGCATTCAATTTGGGTATTGTCATGGACCCGATTAACAGTATTAAAACTTATAAAGACAGCAGTTTTGCCATGTTACTGGCTGCACAACGGCGCGGTTGGACATTGTGGTATATGGAAATGCCCGATTTGTGGTTGCGTGATGGCGTGGCTTATGCGCGAATGCGTCCTATACAGGTTACTGATAACAAAACGGATTGGTTTACCTTAGGCGATGCAGAAATCAAACCGTTACACAGCTTACCCGTTGTTTTAATGCGTAAAGACCCGCCATTTGATTTGGAATATATTGTGGCAACTTACATTTTAGAACAGGCAGAACAGCGGGGAACGTTAATTGTCAATCGACCGCAAGGTTTGCGCGATGCCAACGAGAAAGCCTATACCGCATGGTTTCCGCACTGTTGCCCACCTACTTTAATGACACGCAGTGGCGCGAAAATCCGCGAGTTTTTAGCCGAACATGGCGAAATTATTTTAAAACCCTTGGATGGCATGGGCGGCATGTCGATTTTTCGCGTTGCTCAAGGTGATATGAATTTATCCGTCATTATTGAAACCCTGACCGCTCGTGAAACCCGCTATTGTATGGCGCAACGATTTATCCCTGAGATTAAACAGGGAGATAAGCGTATTTTATTAATTAATGGTGAACCTGTTCCTTATGCGCTAGCCCGTATTCCTGCCGAAGGTGAAAGCCGTGGTAATCTCGCTGCGGGGGCGACAGGCGTTGCGCAACCTTTAACGGCACGTGACCGTTGGATTTGTGAACAAGTTGGCGCGAAATTACGGGAAAAAGGCTTTTTATTTGTTGGCTTAGATGTCATTGGTGATTATTTAACTGAAATTAACGTAACCAGTCCAACAGGCATTCGAGAACTCGATAAGGCGTATCATTTAGACATTGCAGGGCAATTAATGGATGTTATTGCCAATCATTGCCATTAAATTCTCTAATAGAACAACTTGCTAGGCTTTAAAATCCTAGCAGGTCTTTTTTGTCTTTTTATAAAAAAGAAATTGATGACTTTTATTCAGCATACAGATGAACAATGTCATCGTTAAGCGTGGTATAGGCTAAAATAAACCCTTTATCGATGAATCATTGAGTTTTTGAGGTTGGGATAATGGCTGATTTAAACGCGCAACAGCGGGAAGCAATTCGTTATATAGACAGTCCGTTGCTGGTTTTAGCGGGAGCAGGTAGCGGTAAAACCCGCGTGATTACCCATAAAATTGCCTATTTAATTCAAGAAACGGGCATGAGTCCCAAAAATATCGCGGCGGTCACGTTTACCAATAAAGCCGCACGGGAAATGAAAGAGCGCGTCAGTCAATTATTGAATAATAAAGAAGCCCGTGGCTTAACCGTTTCCACCTTTCACACCTTAGGTCTAAACATCGTCCGTAAATCGCATAAAGCACTGGGCTATAAAGCGAATATGAGCATTATGGATGCACAAGACAGCGTCGGCATTTTGCGGGATTTATTCGGCGCAGACAGCAAACCTGATAAAGATTTCATCGAAAATGCACAACACACTATCAGCCGTTGGAAAAATGCCTTAATCCTGCCTGAAGAAGCCCTTGCCCAAGCCAGCAACGACATTCATTTACAAATCGCACAACTTTATGCGCAATATCAAAAACAACTGAAAGCCTATAACGCCGTTGATTTTGATGACTTAATTACTTTGCCTGTTTTACTCTTTACCCAACATGCCGATATCCGCGAACAATGGCAAAACCAACTCCGCTATTTACTCGTTGACGAATATCAAGACACAAATACAAGTCAATATCAACTGGTTAGACTGCTAACAGGCGCACGCGCTGCATTAACCGTCGTCGGTGATGACGACCAATCCATTTACGCATGGCGAGGTGCGCAACCTGAAAATTTACAACTACTCGCTAAAGATTATCCCCGTTTAAAAGTCATTAAATTAGAACAAAATTATCGCTCTAGTAATCGAATTTTACGCGCAGCTAATCAATTAATTGCCAATAATCCACACACGATAACCAAACAACTGTGGAGCGATAAAGGGCTAGGCGATGCGATTCGCGTTGTTTGCGCCCGCGATGAAACCGACGAAGCGGAAAGAGTTGTGAGCGAACTGATTCGCCACAAATTTCAACAACACACTGAATTTAAAGACTATGCTATTTTATATCGTGGCAATCACCAATCACGCTTATTTGAAGAAGTCCTGCGTTCACACCGTATTCCCTACTTCTTGAGCGGTGGCACGTCCTTTTTTGCCCGCACAGAAATTAAAGACATCATGGCGTACTTACGCCTACTCGTGAATCACGACGACGATGCTGCTTTTGTCCGCATTGCCAACACGCCCCGCCGTGAAATTGGCACAGCAACCTTAGAAAAGCTAGGCACTTATGCCAATCATCGCCACATCAGCTTGATGAAAGCCAGCGTTGAATTAGGCTTAGACAGCCAATTAAACTCCCGTGCTTTATTTCATTTACGCCATTTTACCCAATGGGTTATTGATATTGGCAAACGCGCCCAACACGAAGCCCCCGCTGACATCGCCCGTGAACTGGTGAAACTCATTGGTTATAAAGAATGGTTACGCCACAATTGCAGTGATGCGAAAACCGCTGATAGTCGGATGGAAAACGTCGAGGAATTATTAAACTGGTTAGCGAAATTAGGCGAACAAGACAAGAAATTGCCTGAAATCGTCGCACAAATCACGTTGATGGATATGTTAGAGCGTCAAAATGAGGAAAATACGCTTGATGCAGTGGCGTTAATGACCTTACACGCTGCGAAAGGCTTAGAGTTTCCCCATGTTTTCATGGTGGGTATGGAAGAAAATTTATTACCCCATCAAAACAGCCAAGATACAGCAGGTATTTTAGAAGAACGGCGTTTAGCCTACGTTGGCATTACCCGCGCTCAAAAAAGTTTAGTCTTAACCCTGACTCAAAAGCGTCGCCGCCACGGTGGCATAATAGATACCGAACCCAGTCGTTTTTTACGTGAATTGCCTGCTGAAGATATGGTTTGGGAAGGAATGCCAATTTTAAGTAAACATCCTCACGCACAACGCCAAGCAACTCCAAAAACAGAAGCGGAAAAAAAAGCCGTTGGTACAGCACATTTGGCGCATATGCGGGCGATGTTGGGGAAGAAGTGAAATAAAGAATGTTTTAATTCTTTTTAACATCAAATAACAGATATAATTGAATAAGTTCTTGTTTTTGTAAAAATACAAACTTTTCTCGCTGATAGATATTAACCAATGCGGGAATATCTTCACATTCTAGCAAGATAACCCGTCCGCCTATTAACGTTTGAGCTTGTTCAAAAATAGGAAAAATACATTCTAATATTCTTGTTAAGTTGAGGGGATTATCTTGAATATTAAAGTTTTTACCTAATTGTCCAATCAAATAAGTTTTTATTCTTTCTGCTTTTTTAGAAAATCCATCTAATGATTTTACTTTTGTCTTTGAAACGTCTGGGGTTATGATAATTTCTTTGAAGGAAAGAGAAAAATAACCATAAATACCTGTTGACATAT is part of the Beggiatoa alba B18LD genome and encodes:
- the rfbD gene encoding dTDP-4-dehydrorhamnose reductase, with protein sequence MSDRRILLFAPDGQVGWELLRCAQSLGAITTTKRTHDNALLRSDLADPDSICRVVASVKPHIILNAAAYTAVDKAESEPELANKVNHLAPAILAEQAKKLNSVLIHYSTDYVFDGSSQYPYREKDSVNPVSIYGKTKLQGEEAIKAIGGQYFIFRTAWVYGMRGKNFLLTMQRLARERDLLRVVDDQRGAPTWSRSIAEATTQVLAQLISPRLQLNVAELAGIYHMTCNGQTTWYRFAQAILAHAEKQPIIEPISTSEYPTPAKRPAYSSLCNSKLAETFGIRLPAWETALELCLNSDK
- the amrS gene encoding AmmeMemoRadiSam system radical SAM enzyme, with the protein product MNTTNISSVVPTKYWQLLADGRVQCDVCPRACKLKAEQQGLCFVRANQDNQIVLTTYGRSSGYCIDPIEKKPLNHFLPGTAILSFGTAGCNLACKFCQNWDISKSKEVDILADYASPITIAQVAKQLGCSSVAFTYNDPVIFMEYAIDVAQACHVEGLKTVAVTAGYMNDAPRREFYQYIDAANVDLKAFTESFYYKIAGGHLQPVLDTLCYLKHETKVWFEMTNLLIPDENDSPQEIEAMSRWIVDNLGVDVPLHFTAFHPSWKMLNKPHTPSSTLNMARDIAKAAGIRYVYTGNVHDHIGGSTYCHQCGAELIGRDWFVLSSWGLNADGRCAACGTPCAGVFLDKMGKWGAKRVPVRLHEFNK
- a CDS encoding aspartate aminotransferase family protein, with protein sequence MSQTTPLENHWMPFTPNRDFKARPRLTVKAAGMYYWSEAGTQLLDASAGLFCCAAGHCRPEITAAIQQQAQTLDYVPHFQSAHPLSFTLAEKLAKLLPTGLDRIFFTNSGSESIDTAIKIAIAYFQAKGQGARQRFISRERAYHGVNIGGTALGGMTNNRRIFGGVGLPQVAHLRHTWLAENKFTLGQPEQGKELAEDLQRFITLYGAENIAACFVEPIAGSTGVLVPPKGYLERLREICTQYGILLIFDEVITGFGRTGKAFAADSFGVTPDIITMAKALTNGAVPMGAVAVKRDIYDTIVNHAPEGVTEFFHGYTYSGHPLACAAAHATLDIYQQEKLFERASELSAYFLETVFNSLHDLPIITDIRGYGLLAGFDLAPTAQAGMRGAMLQKELFWSGMHLKTTGDAGIISPALIIEKTQIDQLCQLLRDVLKRF
- the gshB gene encoding glutathione synthase, which codes for MSAFNLGIVMDPINSIKTYKDSSFAMLLAAQRRGWTLWYMEMPDLWLRDGVAYARMRPIQVTDNKTDWFTLGDAEIKPLHSLPVVLMRKDPPFDLEYIVATYILEQAEQRGTLIVNRPQGLRDANEKAYTAWFPHCCPPTLMTRSGAKIREFLAEHGEIILKPLDGMGGMSIFRVAQGDMNLSVIIETLTARETRYCMAQRFIPEIKQGDKRILLINGEPVPYALARIPAEGESRGNLAAGATGVAQPLTARDRWICEQVGAKLREKGFLFVGLDVIGDYLTEINVTSPTGIRELDKAYHLDIAGQLMDVIANHCH
- the rep gene encoding DNA helicase Rep, with amino-acid sequence MADLNAQQREAIRYIDSPLLVLAGAGSGKTRVITHKIAYLIQETGMSPKNIAAVTFTNKAAREMKERVSQLLNNKEARGLTVSTFHTLGLNIVRKSHKALGYKANMSIMDAQDSVGILRDLFGADSKPDKDFIENAQHTISRWKNALILPEEALAQASNDIHLQIAQLYAQYQKQLKAYNAVDFDDLITLPVLLFTQHADIREQWQNQLRYLLVDEYQDTNTSQYQLVRLLTGARAALTVVGDDDQSIYAWRGAQPENLQLLAKDYPRLKVIKLEQNYRSSNRILRAANQLIANNPHTITKQLWSDKGLGDAIRVVCARDETDEAERVVSELIRHKFQQHTEFKDYAILYRGNHQSRLFEEVLRSHRIPYFLSGGTSFFARTEIKDIMAYLRLLVNHDDDAAFVRIANTPRREIGTATLEKLGTYANHRHISLMKASVELGLDSQLNSRALFHLRHFTQWVIDIGKRAQHEAPADIARELVKLIGYKEWLRHNCSDAKTADSRMENVEELLNWLAKLGEQDKKLPEIVAQITLMDMLERQNEENTLDAVALMTLHAAKGLEFPHVFMVGMEENLLPHQNSQDTAGILEERRLAYVGITRAQKSLVLTLTQKRRRHGGIIDTEPSRFLRELPAEDMVWEGMPILSKHPHAQRQATPKTEAEKKAVGTAHLAHMRAMLGKK